A stretch of the bacterium genome encodes the following:
- the recG gene encoding ATP-dependent DNA helicase RecG, with product MQFSLQSPVTELPKIGFKTASLLEKLGIKTLADLLFYFPSRYENLQDKKLISNLQPEQKASIEAQVWQVKTIRTYAGKFLTTALLNDGSGSVEAVWFNQPYLEKMLKNLSRVHLAGKVSLYRGKLTFVSPTWELEREVVLHTAPLVPVYPQTAGLNSRWLREKIKFLLDSFSEQLLDSLPEAILKKEGLPTLLEALKDIHFPKALEAAKRAKRRFAFEELFLLQLASLKRKRVNQEKQKRPAFEIPEKEIEKLIKSLPFKLTNSQLKATKEILADLRKTQAMNRLLQGEVGSGKTIVAALAAFVAGSNGQRTIFMAPTEILAKQHFRSLETVFSKTPFSIGLATGAEKTKVAATVLVGTQALLNLDFKKSEIGLVVIDEQHRFGVEQRSKLRQKALIPNVLTLSATPIPRTLALIFFGELEVSVLEDLPAGRKVAKTRLVGPEKRDAAYDFIRKHIKAGEQAFIVCPLIEESETLQSLRSVKKEFAFLSEEIFPEFEIGLLHGKLSSKEKGQVLDRFRSNQDQILVATPVVEVGIDIPNATIILIEGADRFGLASLHQLRGRVGRRERQSFCLLFSDGENLARLKKMETLTSGFALAETDLSFRGPGQVFGQLQAGLPDLKVASLTDTILIKKARAWAEKLLQGGGRELSASLQNSLDKKIKDLGFD from the coding sequence ATGCAGTTTTCTCTTCAAAGTCCGGTCACAGAATTGCCAAAAATCGGTTTCAAAACCGCCTCTTTGCTTGAAAAGCTTGGTATAAAAACACTAGCAGATCTGCTCTTTTATTTTCCCAGCCGTTATGAAAATCTGCAGGACAAAAAGCTCATTTCCAATTTGCAGCCGGAACAAAAGGCGAGTATTGAGGCCCAAGTTTGGCAAGTCAAAACAATTCGGACTTACGCTGGGAAGTTTTTGACTACAGCGCTTTTAAATGACGGAAGTGGTAGTGTTGAGGCAGTTTGGTTCAACCAACCTTATTTGGAAAAAATGCTCAAAAACCTTTCAAGAGTCCACCTTGCTGGAAAAGTGAGTCTCTACCGAGGTAAACTCACTTTTGTCAGCCCAACCTGGGAACTTGAAAGAGAAGTGGTCCTGCACACTGCACCTCTTGTACCGGTTTATCCCCAAACTGCGGGCTTAAATTCAAGGTGGCTACGGGAAAAGATAAAGTTCCTTCTTGACTCTTTTTCTGAGCAGCTTTTAGACTCCTTGCCGGAAGCAATTTTGAAAAAAGAGGGTCTTCCAACTCTGCTTGAAGCCTTAAAAGACATTCATTTTCCCAAGGCCTTAGAAGCTGCCAAAAGAGCCAAAAGGCGCTTTGCTTTCGAAGAATTGTTCCTACTACAACTCGCCAGTTTAAAGAGAAAAAGAGTAAATCAAGAAAAGCAAAAAAGACCGGCTTTTGAAATTCCGGAAAAGGAAATTGAAAAGTTGATAAAGTCTCTGCCTTTTAAACTAACCAATTCGCAACTGAAAGCCACCAAGGAAATCTTGGCAGATCTTCGAAAAACCCAAGCGATGAATAGGCTCTTGCAGGGTGAGGTTGGGAGTGGAAAGACAATCGTGGCCGCCCTAGCTGCCTTTGTGGCCGGTAGCAACGGGCAGAGAACTATCTTTATGGCTCCAACTGAAATCCTTGCTAAACAGCACTTCAGGAGCCTAGAAACAGTCTTTTCAAAGACTCCTTTTTCGATTGGACTAGCTACTGGAGCCGAAAAAACTAAAGTTGCCGCCACTGTTTTGGTAGGAACTCAGGCCTTACTGAATCTAGACTTCAAAAAAAGTGAAATCGGCTTGGTCGTCATTGACGAACAACACCGCTTCGGAGTAGAACAACGCAGCAAACTGCGGCAAAAGGCTCTAATACCCAATGTTTTAACCCTAAGCGCGACCCCAATTCCTCGTACTCTAGCGCTAATTTTTTTTGGAGAGCTGGAGGTTAGTGTTTTGGAGGACCTGCCGGCAGGTAGAAAAGTGGCCAAGACACGCTTGGTCGGCCCAGAGAAGAGAGACGCTGCCTATGATTTTATTCGCAAACATATCAAAGCTGGCGAACAGGCCTTTATCGTCTGCCCTTTGATTGAGGAATCAGAAACCCTTCAAAGTCTCCGTTCGGTCAAAAAGGAGTTTGCTTTTTTAAGTGAGGAAATTTTTCCTGAGTTTGAGATCGGGCTTCTTCATGGCAAACTGTCCTCAAAAGAAAAGGGTCAAGTCTTGGATCGCTTCCGAAGTAACCAAGACCAGATCCTGGTAGCAACTCCTGTCGTTGAAGTTGGTATTGATATTCCCAACGCAACGATAATTTTGATTGAAGGAGCGGACCGTTTTGGTTTGGCAAGCCTGCATCAGCTTCGGGGGCGAGTCGGTCGGAGGGAGAGACAGTCTTTCTGTTTACTTTTCTCAGATGGAGAGAACCTGGCACGGTTAAAAAAGATGGAAACTCTGACCTCCGGCTTTGCTCTAGCAGAGACCGACTTGAGCTTTCGCGGACCAGGACAGGTCTTTGGTCAGCTTCAAGCCGGGCTACCGGATTTAAAGGTAGCTTCTCTCACTGATACTATTTTGATCAAGAAAGCACGAGCTTGGGCCGAAAAATTGCTCCAAGGAGGGGGAAGAGAGTTGAGCGCCTCTCTGCAAAACAGTCTGGATAAGAAAATAAAAGATCTCGGTTTTGATTAA
- the tyrS gene encoding tyrosine--tRNA ligase: MKDLTSLLKDNVDSIYPSPQALENQLKSAKKLRVYLGVDPSSPEIHLGHTILLEKLRLFQDLGHEVILLVGDFTGMIGDPTGKDKTRIPLTRNQVLENSKTYQKQASKILSFSGRKAAKIKYNSAWLDKVNFKDLIELASQLTVQQMLERDMFQARLEQNRPISLHEFFYPLMQGYDSVAMKVDLEIGGTDQTFNMLVGRQLVKTYLKKEKFVLTTHLLPGLDGKKMSKSAGNIVPVDSGANDIFGKIMSLRDDLIVEYLNRLTNESEKQIQKVAAQLNLKAVNPMDLKLKLAATLTEKYYGKRQALEAQNEFDRVFRQKQAPSTTPETTLDLPGGPLSVLELIKLTKLAPSNSAALRLIEQGGVEIDNKPHRLPLENLQIKGHQTFLKVGKRGFLLVRWRKIK, from the coding sequence ATGAAAGACCTAACTTCACTTCTAAAAGACAACGTTGACTCGATCTACCCCTCCCCACAAGCTTTGGAAAATCAACTTAAGTCAGCTAAGAAACTTCGAGTTTACCTAGGAGTTGATCCCTCAAGCCCAGAAATTCATTTGGGACACACTATTCTTTTGGAAAAACTTCGCCTTTTCCAAGACCTAGGTCACGAGGTGATCCTGCTAGTCGGGGATTTCACTGGCATGATCGGCGACCCAACCGGAAAAGACAAGACTAGAATTCCCCTCACCCGCAATCAAGTCTTGGAAAACTCCAAAACTTACCAGAAACAGGCAAGTAAAATCCTCTCCTTTTCTGGAAGAAAGGCAGCTAAAATTAAATACAACAGTGCCTGGCTTGATAAAGTCAACTTTAAAGATTTAATTGAGCTTGCTTCGCAACTCACTGTCCAACAGATGCTTGAGAGGGACATGTTTCAGGCTCGTTTAGAACAAAACCGCCCAATCAGCCTCCATGAGTTTTTTTATCCCCTGATGCAGGGTTACGATTCAGTGGCGATGAAAGTAGACCTTGAGATTGGGGGTACTGATCAAACTTTTAATATGCTAGTTGGCCGCCAACTTGTCAAAACCTATTTAAAAAAGGAGAAATTTGTTTTGACGACCCACCTTCTTCCGGGGCTAGACGGAAAAAAGATGAGCAAGTCAGCCGGAAATATCGTCCCCGTCGATTCTGGGGCAAACGATATCTTTGGCAAAATCATGTCCTTGCGTGATGACCTCATTGTCGAGTATTTAAACAGGCTCACCAACGAAAGCGAAAAGCAAATTCAAAAAGTGGCTGCCCAACTGAATTTGAAAGCTGTCAACCCTATGGATCTAAAACTTAAACTAGCGGCTACTCTGACGGAAAAATATTATGGAAAAAGACAAGCACTGGAGGCACAAAACGAGTTTGACCGAGTCTTCCGCCAAAAACAGGCTCCTAGTACCACTCCGGAAACCACCTTGGATCTCCCAGGAGGACCGCTGAGCGTTCTAGAGCTCATCAAACTAACCAAATTGGCTCCCTCAAACTCAGCTGCACTGCGCTTGATCGAACAAGGTGGAGTGGAGATCGACAACAAGCCTCATCGTCTGCCTTTGGAGAATTTGCAAATCAAGGGGCACCAAACTTTTCTAAAGGTGGGAAAAAGAGGTTTTTTGCTCGTTCGCTGGAGGAAAATAAAGTGA